In Clostridium sporogenes, one genomic interval encodes:
- a CDS encoding RluA family pseudouridine synthase: MEKICLKVEKEFDNVRLDLYLSKIFEDKSRSYLQGIIDEGNVLVNNKGKKRNYKLKAGDNIEVNIPEPKLLQIEPEDIKLDIIYEDKDVIVVNKPQEMVVHPAPGVYSGTLVNALLSHCKDLSGINGVARPGIVHRIDKDTSGILVVAKNDISHNNLAAQFKEHSISRVYMALVEGIIKDEQGTIEAPIGRHPVDRIKMAVVKDGRYAVTHYKVIEIFKNHTLVECKLETGRTHQIRVHMSHIMHPLVGDPVYGYKKQRFNLKGQMLHAKLLGFIHPTTGQYVEFESQLPEYFKKIIKILRNELI, encoded by the coding sequence ATGGAAAAAATATGTTTAAAAGTAGAAAAAGAATTTGATAATGTAAGATTAGATTTATACTTATCCAAAATATTTGAAGATAAATCTAGATCTTATCTTCAAGGAATTATAGATGAGGGGAATGTTCTAGTAAATAATAAAGGGAAAAAGAGAAACTATAAATTAAAAGCTGGAGATAATATTGAAGTAAATATACCAGAACCTAAATTGCTTCAAATAGAACCAGAAGATATTAAGCTAGATATTATATATGAAGATAAGGATGTAATAGTTGTAAATAAGCCCCAAGAAATGGTGGTACATCCTGCGCCAGGAGTATATTCTGGAACTTTAGTTAATGCTCTTTTAAGTCATTGTAAAGATTTATCTGGTATAAATGGAGTAGCAAGGCCTGGTATTGTTCATAGAATAGATAAAGATACTTCAGGAATATTAGTTGTGGCAAAGAATGACATATCTCACAATAATTTAGCAGCTCAATTTAAAGAGCATTCAATTTCTAGGGTATATATGGCTTTAGTAGAGGGCATAATAAAGGATGAACAGGGAACTATAGAGGCGCCTATAGGTAGACACCCTGTAGATAGAATAAAAATGGCGGTAGTGAAAGATGGAAGGTATGCCGTAACCCATTATAAGGTTATAGAAATATTTAAAAATCACACTTTAGTAGAGTGTAAGTTAGAAACAGGAAGAACACATCAAATAAGAGTTCATATGAGCCATATAATGCATCCTTTAGTAGGAGATCCTGTTTATGGTTATAAAAAACAAAGATTTAATCTAAAAGGCCAAATGTTGCATGCAAAGTTATTAGGTTTTATTCATCCTACTACAGGACAATATGTAGAATTTGAAAGCCAACTACCAGAGTATTTCAAAAAAATAATAAAAATTTTAAGAAATGAATTGATTTAA
- the lspA gene encoding signal peptidase II, with protein MEIIILILGIVLDRISKIWALNTLASGKDIVIIKNLFSLSYLENRGAAFGIFQNRLIFLSLITAIVILGVAYFIVKYKPTSKLLKISLSLIISGAIGNLIDRIYYKFVVDFIMLHYKDVYFFPTFNVADTLVVIGTILLAIYILKEE; from the coding sequence TTGGAAATAATTATATTAATATTAGGTATAGTTTTAGATAGAATAAGTAAAATATGGGCTTTAAACACACTAGCTTCTGGTAAGGATATAGTTATAATAAAAAATTTATTTAGCCTTTCTTATTTAGAAAATAGAGGAGCAGCTTTTGGGATATTTCAAAATAGATTAATATTTTTGAGTTTAATAACTGCAATTGTAATTTTAGGAGTAGCATATTTTATTGTAAAGTACAAGCCAACTTCAAAGTTACTAAAAATATCTTTATCATTAATAATAAGTGGTGCTATAGGAAATTTAATAGATAGAATTTATTATAAATTTGTAGTAGATTTTATAATGTTACACTATAAAGATGTTTATTTTTTCCCTACATTTAATGTAGCGGATACATTAGTAGTTATAGGTACCATATTATTAGCTATATACATATTAAAGGAAGAGTAG
- a CDS encoding exodeoxyribonuclease III, which produces MRIYSWNVNGLRAVAKKNFLEWIGEENPDILCIQETKLQENQLEDNIKNIDGYYSYFSFAHKKGYSGVATYTKEEPISVKHGIGIERFDSEGRILITELKDFILLNIYFPNGQRDEERLQYKLDFYEALFNYCDELVEEGKKLVICGDYNTAHNEIDLKNPKANEKASGFLRIEREWLDKIIERGYIDTFRNMNPDKIKYSWWSYRFKARERNAGWRIDYHFVSNNLLDRVENTEILNEVYGSDHCPVMLELK; this is translated from the coding sequence ATGAGAATTTATTCTTGGAATGTTAATGGTTTAAGAGCGGTAGCGAAAAAGAATTTTCTGGAGTGGATAGGGGAAGAAAATCCTGATATATTATGTATACAAGAAACAAAACTGCAGGAAAATCAATTGGAAGATAATATAAAAAATATAGATGGCTATTATTCTTATTTTAGTTTTGCTCATAAAAAGGGATATAGTGGTGTAGCTACTTACACTAAGGAGGAACCTATTTCAGTAAAACATGGCATAGGTATAGAAAGATTTGATTCAGAAGGAAGAATACTTATAACTGAATTAAAGGATTTTATACTTTTAAACATATATTTTCCTAATGGCCAAAGGGATGAGGAAAGACTTCAATATAAATTAGATTTTTATGAAGCCTTATTTAATTATTGTGATGAGTTAGTTGAGGAAGGTAAAAAGCTAGTTATATGTGGAGATTATAATACAGCTCATAATGAAATAGATCTTAAAAATCCTAAAGCTAATGAGAAAGCCTCAGGATTTTTAAGAATAGAAAGGGAATGGTTAGATAAAATAATAGAAAGAGGATATATAGATACCTTTAGAAATATGAATCCAGATAAGATTAAATATTCCTGGTGGAGCTATAGATTCAAAGCTAGAGAGAGAAATGCAGGATGGAGAATTGATTACCATTTTGTTTCAAACAATCTATTAGATAGGGTGGAAAATACAGAAATATTAAATGAGGTTTATGGTTCAGATCATTGTCCTGTAATGTTAGAATTAAAGTAA
- the uraA gene encoding uracil permease → MKKYVDVNEKLPILKTIPLSFQHLFAMVGATILVPMLTGMSPSIALFGSGVGTLLYVLCTKAKLPAYIGSSFAFIGPMTVASSAYGTNAMLSGVITAGLIYVLVAAIISFTGTDWLNKVLPPIVVGSVVIVIGLGLAGVAINWAGLNSNFTVDSMQSVPRWAWITVSMITLGIGILGTMYFKGFLGVIPILIAMICGYISALSLGVISQETLTKIASAPLFQLPPFMKPEFNINAMVLMAPVAFVTLAEHIGHVYVTNNVVGKDFTKDPGLHRSILGDGVATLLAGFIGGPPNTTYGENIGVMAITKVYSVWVIVGAAIIAIILSFIGPVATLIATIPMPVMGGVSILLFGIIASSGFRVFVEDKIDFSKKRNLIISSVIIVLGIGGAAVKFKLAGSEVEIAGVALATLVGIILNLILPKESRTEEEDNKEEGLKEEFVKPIEKNVV, encoded by the coding sequence ATGAAAAAATATGTAGATGTAAATGAAAAATTACCTATCTTAAAAACTATACCATTAAGTTTTCAACATTTATTTGCAATGGTGGGAGCCACTATATTAGTACCAATGCTTACAGGCATGAGTCCTTCCATTGCATTGTTTGGAAGTGGTGTAGGAACACTTCTTTATGTACTTTGTACAAAGGCAAAACTACCAGCTTATATAGGATCATCTTTTGCATTCATAGGTCCCATGACGGTAGCATCATCAGCTTATGGAACTAATGCCATGTTATCAGGAGTAATAACTGCAGGTTTAATTTATGTATTAGTAGCAGCTATAATAAGTTTTACAGGAACAGATTGGTTAAATAAAGTATTACCACCAATTGTAGTTGGTTCCGTTGTAATAGTAATAGGTTTAGGATTAGCAGGAGTAGCAATAAATTGGGCGGGTCTTAATTCTAATTTTACAGTAGATTCTATGCAAAGTGTACCAAGATGGGCATGGATCACAGTTTCAATGATAACCTTAGGAATAGGAATACTTGGAACTATGTATTTTAAAGGATTCTTAGGAGTAATACCAATTCTTATAGCAATGATATGTGGATATATTTCAGCATTATCCCTAGGGGTTATATCTCAGGAAACTTTAACTAAAATAGCAAGTGCACCCTTATTTCAACTTCCACCATTTATGAAACCAGAGTTTAACATAAATGCCATGGTATTAATGGCACCAGTAGCTTTTGTAACTTTAGCAGAACATATTGGACATGTTTATGTAACAAATAATGTAGTAGGGAAAGATTTTACAAAGGATCCTGGACTTCATAGATCTATACTAGGAGATGGAGTAGCTACTTTATTAGCAGGATTTATAGGTGGACCGCCCAACACAACTTATGGAGAAAATATAGGAGTTATGGCTATAACTAAAGTATACAGTGTATGGGTAATTGTAGGAGCTGCAATAATAGCTATTATACTTTCCTTTATAGGACCTGTAGCTACACTAATAGCTACCATACCAATGCCAGTAATGGGTGGAGTAAGTATACTTTTATTTGGAATAATTGCTTCCTCAGGTTTTAGAGTATTTGTAGAGGATAAAATAGATTTTAGTAAAAAGAGAAACCTAATAATATCATCTGTAATAATAGTATTAGGAATAGGTGGAGCAGCAGTAAAATTTAAGTTAGCAGGCTCAGAAGTAGAAATAGCAGGAGTTGCATTAGCAACACTAGTAGGAATAATATTAAATTTAATACTTCCAAAAGAAAGTAGAACAGAAGAAGAAGATAATAAGGAAGAAGGCCTTAAAGAAGAGTTTGTTAAACCTATAGAAAAAAATGTGGTTTAG
- the pyrR gene encoding bifunctional pyr operon transcriptional regulator/uracil phosphoribosyltransferase PyrR: MNLKAEILDEKGIKRSLTRIAHEIIEKNKGVEDIILVGIKRRGYPLAKRIAKAIENIEDIKVPVGSVDITLYRDDLTKENEQPVIKSLDLEHHINDKKIILVDDVVFTGRTVRAAMDATIHHGRPSGIQLAVLVDRGHRELPIRPDFVGKNIPTSRTEVVSVHLKELDGQDSIKIFEK; the protein is encoded by the coding sequence ATGAATCTTAAGGCTGAAATACTAGATGAAAAAGGTATTAAAAGAAGTCTTACAAGAATAGCCCATGAAATAATAGAAAAAAATAAGGGGGTAGAAGATATTATTCTTGTAGGTATAAAAAGAAGAGGGTACCCTCTAGCTAAGAGAATAGCTAAGGCTATAGAAAATATTGAGGATATAAAAGTACCTGTAGGTTCTGTAGATATAACTTTATATAGAGACGATTTAACTAAAGAAAATGAACAGCCAGTAATAAAAAGCTTAGATTTAGAACATCATATTAATGATAAAAAAATAATTCTAGTAGATGACGTAGTATTTACAGGAAGAACAGTAAGAGCAGCTATGGATGCTACTATACATCATGGAAGACCTTCTGGTATACAGTTGGCGGTTCTAGTTGATAGAGGGCATAGAGAATTACCTATAAGACCAGATTTTGTAGGAAAAAATATTCCAACCTCAAGAACAGAAGTAGTATCAGTACATTTAAAAGAACTTGATGGACAAGATTCCATTAAAATATTTGAAAAATAG
- a CDS encoding THUMP domain-containing class I SAM-dependent RNA methyltransferase, protein MEYTLIATATFGLEKVVANELKELGYDDLTIENGKVTFVGDERDIVTCNMWLRTADRVLIKMAEFKAESFEELFQGTKSVPWGKYISEDGFMHVTGKSIKSALHSVPDCQSIVKKAVIEAMKREYVKDWFSEDGAEYKIEVGILKDIVTLTLDTSGPGLHKRGYRENAGEAPLKEALAAALVLLSKWEPSRILSDPMCGSGTIAIEAALIGKNIAPGLNRNFAAEAWDIIPLNMWEEVRRHARNSINKEDFRILASDINGRILKTARDNAEKAGVSDYIAFQKMSMEEFKSKKKYGFIITNPPYGERLNTLKEVEKLYKNLGEVYSSLQDWSCFILTSYEGFEKIFGKKSDKNRKLYNGRLKCYYYQYIGLEPPKKHYEK, encoded by the coding sequence ATGGAATATACACTAATTGCCACAGCAACCTTTGGGTTAGAAAAAGTAGTAGCTAATGAATTAAAAGAATTAGGTTATGATGATTTAACAATAGAAAATGGTAAAGTTACCTTTGTAGGTGATGAAAGAGATATAGTTACATGTAATATGTGGCTTAGAACTGCAGATAGAGTTTTAATAAAAATGGCAGAGTTTAAAGCGGAAAGTTTTGAGGAGCTTTTTCAAGGAACTAAATCAGTACCTTGGGGAAAATATATTTCAGAAGATGGATTTATGCATGTTACAGGAAAATCTATTAAATCCGCATTACATAGTGTGCCAGATTGTCAATCTATAGTAAAAAAAGCTGTAATAGAGGCTATGAAAAGAGAGTATGTTAAGGATTGGTTTAGCGAAGATGGTGCAGAGTATAAAATAGAGGTAGGTATTTTAAAGGATATAGTTACATTAACATTGGATACTTCAGGCCCAGGACTTCATAAAAGAGGATATAGAGAAAACGCAGGAGAAGCTCCTCTTAAGGAAGCATTAGCAGCAGCTTTGGTGCTTTTAAGTAAATGGGAACCTTCAAGAATACTTTCAGACCCTATGTGCGGTTCTGGAACTATTGCCATAGAAGCAGCTTTGATAGGTAAAAATATAGCACCAGGTTTAAATAGAAATTTTGCAGCAGAGGCTTGGGATATAATACCTCTTAATATGTGGGAAGAAGTAAGGCGTCATGCTAGAAACTCTATAAATAAAGAGGATTTTAGAATATTAGCCTCAGATATAAATGGAAGAATATTAAAAACAGCTAGGGATAATGCAGAAAAAGCAGGGGTTTCTGATTATATAGCTTTTCAAAAGATGTCTATGGAAGAGTTTAAATCAAAAAAGAAATATGGATTTATAATAACTAATCCACCTTATGGCGAAAGATTAAATACTTTAAAAGAAGTAGAAAAACTTTATAAAAATCTAGGAGAAGTATATTCAAGTTTACAGGATTGGTCTTGTTTTATATTAACTTCTTATGAAGGTTTTGAAAAAATATTTGGGAAAAAATCAGATAAAAATAGAAAACTATATAACGGAAGATTAAAATGTTATTACTATCAATATATAGGATTAGAGCCTCCTAAAAAACATTATGAAAAGTAA